In one Parambassis ranga chromosome 6, fParRan2.1, whole genome shotgun sequence genomic region, the following are encoded:
- the tmed6 gene encoding transmembrane emp24 domain-containing protein 6, which produces MLYPSLFVASVFWGSALGGPQTNPYPNMTDQELFWGADQYDFSVVLPAAETECFWHFAHHGEKFYLNFMVQWVAGVSHDRHLSVTVNAPSSLLLNTVDDAKGQINFAAAETGFYQMCLSNFHNRFGTMQVFLSFGVYYDNYQDPSKSKEEEKKKKEEISKDLNNTLSIIKGATHRVENYVFHMFRYYGFNRMRKSADYYLLLSNSQYITWWSMALSLLIITSGYLQLLFLKSLFISKNNTEDEKPRC; this is translated from the exons ATCCCAACATGACAGACCAGGAGCTGTTCTGGGGCGCTGACCAGTACGACTTCTCTGTGGTGCTTCCTGCTGCTGAGACGGAGTGCTTCTGGCACTTTGCTCACCATGGAGAGAAATTTTACCTCAACTTTATG GTGCAGTGGGTGGCAGGAGTCAGCCATGACAGACACTTGTCTGTCACTGTCAATGCTCCCAGCAGTCTGTTACTGAACACGGTTGATGATGCAAAGGGACAGATCAACTTTGCGGCCGCTGAAACAG GTTTCTATCAAATGTGTCTCAGTAACTTCCACAACCGCTTCGGCACCATGCAGGTCTTCCTCAGCTTCGGCGTGTACTACGACAACTACCAAGATCCCTCCAAGAgcaaagaagaggaaaagaagaagaaggaggaaatCAGCAAAGACCTGAACAACACACTGAGCATCATAAAG GGAGCCACACACAGGGTGGAGAATTATGTCTTCCACATGTTCCGCTACTACGGCTTCAACCGCATGAGAAAGAGTGCCGACTACTACCTGCTGCTATCCAACTCACAGTACATCACCTGGTGGTCCATGGCCCTCAgcctcctcatcatcacctcCGGgtacctgcagctcctcttcctcaaaaGCCTCTTCATCAGCAAGAACAACACTGAGGATGAGAAGCCCCGGTGCTGA